A region from the Citrobacter koseri ATCC BAA-895 genome encodes:
- the infA gene encoding translation initiation factor IF-1 — translation MAKEDNIEMQGTVLETLPNTMFRVELENGHVVTAHISGKMRKNYIRILTGDKVTVELTPYDLSKGRIVFRSR, via the coding sequence ATGGCCAAAGAAGACAATATTGAAATGCAGGGTACCGTTCTCGAAACGTTACCTAATACCATGTTCCGCGTAGAATTAGAAAACGGTCACGTGGTTACTGCACACATCTCCGGTAAAATGCGTAAAAACTACATCCGCATCCTGACGGGCGACAAAGTGACTGTTGAACTGACCCCGTACGACCTGAGCAAAGGCCGCATTGTCTTCCGTAGTCGCTGA
- the aat gene encoding leucyl/phenylalanyl-tRNA--protein transferase, with amino-acid sequence MRLVQLSRHSIAFPSPEGALREPNGLLALGGDLSPARLLMAYQRGIFPWFSPGDPILWWSPDPRAILQPETLHISRSMKRFHKRSPYRVTLNYAFGQVIEGCANDRDEGTWITRDVVEAYHRLHELGHAHSIEVWRHNALVGGMYGVSQGTLFCGESMFSRQENASKTALLVFCAEFIRQGGKLIDCQVLNSHTASLGAVEIPRRQYLEHLGSLRQQRLPGHFWVPRTLFSPQA; translated from the coding sequence ATGCGCCTGGTTCAGCTTTCTCGCCACTCAATCGCCTTCCCCTCGCCGGAAGGCGCGTTACGTGAACCCAATGGTTTATTGGCGCTTGGTGGCGATCTCAGCCCTGCCCGCTTATTGATGGCCTATCAGCGGGGTATTTTCCCGTGGTTTTCACCGGGCGACCCGATTCTTTGGTGGTCACCCGATCCTCGCGCTATTTTGCAGCCTGAAACATTACACATCAGCCGCAGCATGAAGCGTTTTCACAAACGATCGCCCTATCGCGTCACGCTTAATTATGCGTTTGGTCAGGTTATTGAAGGCTGCGCCAACGATCGTGACGAAGGAACCTGGATCACGCGCGATGTCGTGGAAGCGTATCACCGCTTACATGAGCTGGGGCATGCGCATTCCATCGAAGTATGGCGACACAACGCGCTCGTCGGCGGCATGTATGGCGTTTCACAAGGCACCCTGTTTTGCGGCGAATCGATGTTCAGTCGCCAGGAGAACGCCTCCAAAACCGCGCTGCTTGTTTTTTGCGCTGAATTTATTCGTCAGGGTGGAAAATTAATCGACTGCCAGGTGCTGAATAGCCACACGGCATCGCTTGGCGCTGTCGAAATTCCCCGCAGGCAATACCTTGAACATCTGGGATCATTACGGCAACAGCGATTACCGGGTCATTTCTGGGTGCCGCGCACGTTATTTTCGCCTCAGGCGTGA
- a CDS encoding LysR family transcriptional regulator, with the protein MTKPDLNDFAWFVHVVEEGGFAAAGRALDEPKSKLSRRIAQLEERLGVRLIQRTTRQFNVTEVGQTFYEHCKAMLVEAQAAQDAIAALQVEPRGIVKLTCPVTLLHVHIGPMLAKFMARYPDVSLQLEATNRRVDVVGEGIDVAIRVRPRPFEDSDLVMRVLADRGHRLFASPALVQRMGNPSSPAELHHWPGLSLASGKHIHRWELFGPQGARAEVHFTPRLITTDMLALREAAVAGVGLVQLPVLMVKDQLAAGELVALLEGWEPRREVIHAVFPSRRGLLPSVRALVDFLTEEYARMVED; encoded by the coding sequence ATGACAAAACCGGATCTCAATGATTTTGCGTGGTTTGTTCATGTCGTCGAGGAGGGGGGATTTGCGGCGGCAGGGCGAGCGCTGGATGAACCAAAGTCAAAGCTTAGCCGACGTATTGCGCAACTGGAGGAACGGCTGGGCGTTCGCCTTATTCAACGAACCACGCGGCAATTTAATGTCACTGAAGTCGGGCAGACCTTTTATGAACATTGTAAGGCAATGCTGGTGGAAGCACAGGCGGCGCAGGATGCGATAGCCGCCTTACAGGTCGAGCCGCGCGGCATTGTAAAACTGACATGTCCAGTGACGTTGCTACATGTACATATCGGCCCAATGCTGGCGAAGTTTATGGCGCGTTATCCCGATGTGTCGTTACAACTTGAAGCAACCAACCGCCGTGTTGACGTGGTTGGCGAGGGCATTGACGTTGCAATTCGCGTCCGGCCGCGTCCTTTTGAAGACAGCGATCTGGTGATGCGCGTGCTGGCGGACAGGGGGCACCGTTTGTTTGCCAGCCCGGCGCTGGTACAGCGTATGGGGAATCCTTCTTCGCCAGCAGAACTGCATCACTGGCCCGGACTGAGCCTGGCTTCAGGTAAACATATCCACCGTTGGGAACTCTTTGGTCCACAGGGCGCGCGCGCTGAAGTTCACTTTACACCGCGTTTGATCACTACAGACATGCTGGCGCTGCGTGAAGCGGCCGTTGCGGGCGTCGGCCTCGTTCAGTTACCTGTTTTAATGGTGAAAGACCAACTGGCTGCGGGGGAGCTGGTTGCCTTGCTGGAAGGATGGGAACCCAGAAGAGAGGTGATTCATGCGGTATTCCCGTCCCGCCGTGGATTATTGCCGTCCGTACGCGCGCTGGTGGATTTTTTGACAGAAGAGTATGCGCGGATGGTGGAGGATTAA
- the cydC gene encoding heme ABC transporter ATP-binding protein/permease CydC: MRALLPYLTLYKRHKWMLTLGIILAIVTLLASIGLLTLSGWFLSASAVVGVAGIYSFNYMLPAAGVRGAAITRTAGRYFERLVSHDATFRVLQHLRIHTFSKLLPLSPAGLARYRQGELLNRVVADVDTLDHLYLRVISPLVGAFVVIMVVTLGLSVLDFTLAITLGGIMLLTLFIMPPLFYRAGKSTGQNLTHLRGQYRQQLTAWLQGQAELTIFGASSRYRAQMEATELQWHEAQRRQSELTALSQALMLLIGALAVMLMLWMASGGVGNNSQPGALIALFVFCALAAFEALAPVTGAFQHLGQVIASALRITELTEQQPEVTFPDDEAAAPRQVTLTLRDVSFSYPEQPQKALDALSLQVAPGEHIAILGRTGCGKSTLLQLLTRAWDPQSGDILLNDQPISTLDEAALRRTISVMSQRVHLFSATLRDNLLLAAPDANDDTLSEMLRRVGLEKLLEDGGLNSWLGEGGRQLSGGELRRLAIARALLHDAPLMLLDEPTEGLDATTESQMLELLAKVMRGKTVLMVTHRLRGLSRFDQIIVMDNGQIIEQGNHADLLARQGRYYQFKQRL, encoded by the coding sequence ATGCGTGCCTTGCTACCGTATCTGACGCTGTATAAACGTCATAAGTGGATGTTAACGCTCGGTATTATTCTGGCCATCGTCACGCTACTGGCCAGTATCGGTTTGCTGACGCTCTCTGGCTGGTTCCTCTCCGCTTCAGCCGTAGTCGGTGTGGCGGGTATCTATAGCTTTAACTACATGCTGCCGGCTGCTGGCGTACGCGGTGCGGCGATCACCCGTACTGCGGGCCGGTATTTCGAGCGTCTGGTCAGCCATGACGCCACCTTCCGCGTATTGCAACATTTGCGTATTCATACGTTCAGCAAGCTGCTGCCGCTCTCCCCTGCTGGTCTTGCCCGCTATCGTCAGGGCGAGCTGCTGAACCGCGTCGTCGCCGATGTCGATACGCTGGATCACCTCTACCTGCGCGTTATTTCTCCGCTGGTTGGCGCGTTTGTGGTGATTATGGTGGTCACGCTGGGGCTGAGTGTTCTCGATTTCACCCTCGCGATTACGCTGGGTGGCATTATGCTGCTGACGCTGTTTATTATGCCTCCGCTCTTCTATCGCGCCGGAAAAAGCACCGGGCAGAACTTAACCCATTTACGCGGTCAGTATCGCCAGCAGTTAACCGCCTGGCTACAGGGTCAGGCGGAACTGACAATATTTGGCGCCAGCTCGCGCTATCGGGCACAAATGGAAGCCACGGAATTACAGTGGCATGAAGCCCAGCGACGTCAGTCTGAATTAACGGCGCTATCCCAGGCCTTAATGCTGCTGATTGGCGCACTGGCGGTAATGCTAATGTTATGGATGGCTTCCGGCGGCGTCGGCAATAACAGCCAGCCTGGCGCGCTGATAGCACTGTTTGTCTTTTGCGCACTGGCGGCATTTGAAGCGCTTGCCCCCGTTACCGGCGCGTTTCAACATCTTGGCCAGGTCATCGCCTCTGCGCTGCGTATTACCGAACTGACCGAGCAGCAGCCTGAAGTGACCTTCCCGGATGACGAAGCAGCGGCTCCCCGGCAGGTAACGCTGACGCTGCGTGACGTTTCATTCAGTTACCCGGAGCAGCCGCAAAAAGCGCTGGATGCCCTTTCTCTGCAAGTCGCGCCCGGAGAACATATCGCTATTCTCGGACGCACTGGCTGCGGGAAATCGACATTGCTGCAACTGCTCACCCGCGCCTGGGACCCGCAGAGCGGCGATATTCTGCTTAACGATCAACCGATTTCAACGCTGGATGAAGCAGCCCTGCGTCGCACCATTAGCGTGATGTCGCAGCGAGTACACCTGTTCAGCGCCACATTGCGTGACAACCTGCTGCTGGCAGCGCCAGACGCAAACGACGATACGCTCTCAGAGATGCTGCGCCGTGTCGGGCTGGAAAAGCTGCTGGAGGATGGCGGACTTAACAGCTGGCTAGGCGAAGGCGGACGTCAGCTGTCAGGCGGCGAGCTTCGTCGTCTGGCTATCGCCCGTGCCCTGCTGCACGATGCGCCGCTCATGCTGCTCGATGAACCCACTGAGGGGCTGGACGCGACAACCGAAAGCCAGATGCTTGAATTGCTGGCAAAGGTTATGCGCGGGAAAACCGTTTTAATGGTCACGCACCGTCTGCGCGGGTTGTCACGTTTTGATCAAATAATAGTGATGGACAACGGGCAAATTATTGAGCAAGGTAATCACGCAGATCTGTTAGCCAGGCAGGGTCGTTATTACCAGTTTAAGCAACGTCTGTAA
- the cydD gene encoding heme ABC transporter permease/ATP-binding protein CydD: protein MNKTRQKELTRWLKQQSVISQRWLNISRLLGFVSGVLIVAQAWIMARILQHMIMDNIPREALLLPFIVLMLVFVLRAWVVWLRERVGFHAGQHIRFEIRRQVLDRLQQAGPAWIQGKPAGSWATLVLEQIDDMHDYYARYLPQMALAVCVPLLIVAAIFPSNWAAALILLGTAPLIPLFMAMVGMGAADANRRNFQALARLSGHFLDRLRGMETLRIFGRGEAETESIRVASQDFRQRTMEVLRLAFLSSGVLEFFTSLSIALVAVYFGFSYLGELNFGHYGTGVTLAAGFLALILAPEFFQPLRDLGTFYHAKAQAVGAADSLKTFMETPLAHPERGDVELSGKEPVTLEAQDLIITSPEGKTLAGPLNFTLAAGQRAVLVGRSGSGKSSLLNALSGFLSYQGSLCINGVELRDLSPESWRKHLSWVGQNPQLPAGTLRENVLLARPDASEQALQAALDSAWVSEFLPLLSQGVDTPTGDHAGRLSVGQAQRVAVARALLNPCKLLLLDEPAASLDAHSEQRVMQALNAASKRQTTLMVTHQLEDLADWDVIWVMQDGQIIEQGDYAQLSSANGAFATLLAHRQEDI, encoded by the coding sequence ATGAATAAAACCCGTCAAAAAGAATTGACCCGCTGGTTAAAACAGCAAAGTGTAATTTCCCAACGTTGGCTGAACATTTCACGCCTGTTGGGTTTCGTGAGTGGCGTACTGATTGTCGCTCAGGCCTGGATCATGGCTCGCATTCTCCAGCACATGATCATGGACAATATTCCCCGCGAAGCCCTCCTGCTCCCCTTCATCGTACTGATGTTGGTGTTTGTCCTGCGCGCCTGGGTGGTCTGGCTGCGCGAGCGGGTGGGTTTTCATGCCGGGCAGCATATCCGATTTGAGATCCGCCGCCAGGTGCTGGATCGCCTGCAACAGGCAGGGCCAGCCTGGATTCAGGGTAAACCGGCTGGTAGCTGGGCGACGCTGGTGCTGGAGCAGATTGACGATATGCATGATTACTATGCCCGCTATCTGCCGCAAATGGCGCTTGCTGTCTGCGTTCCCTTGTTGATTGTGGCGGCGATCTTCCCGTCAAACTGGGCCGCCGCGCTGATTTTGCTCGGCACCGCACCGCTGATCCCATTATTTATGGCGATGGTGGGAATGGGCGCCGCCGACGCTAACCGCCGTAATTTCCAGGCGCTTGCCCGCCTGAGCGGGCATTTCCTCGACCGCTTACGCGGTATGGAAACGCTGCGCATCTTCGGGCGCGGTGAAGCAGAAACGGAAAGCATTCGTGTCGCTTCACAAGATTTTCGCCAGCGCACAATGGAAGTCCTGCGTCTCGCCTTTTTATCCTCCGGGGTACTGGAGTTCTTCACGTCGCTGTCCATTGCTCTGGTCGCGGTTTATTTCGGTTTCTCCTACCTCGGCGAACTTAATTTCGGCCATTACGGGACAGGCGTCACGCTTGCCGCCGGCTTCCTGGCGCTGATTCTGGCGCCGGAGTTTTTCCAGCCACTGCGCGATCTGGGCACCTTTTACCATGCCAAAGCGCAGGCGGTAGGTGCGGCTGACAGCCTGAAAACCTTTATGGAAACACCTCTCGCTCACCCGGAACGCGGCGATGTCGAACTTTCCGGGAAAGAACCGGTAACCCTTGAAGCGCAGGATCTGATAATTACCTCGCCGGAAGGTAAAACGCTTGCCGGACCGCTGAATTTCACACTGGCCGCAGGTCAGCGCGCCGTACTGGTTGGTCGCAGCGGTTCAGGAAAGAGTTCGCTGTTAAACGCGCTGTCTGGCTTTCTCTCTTATCAGGGCTCCCTGTGCATTAACGGCGTTGAACTTCGTGATTTATCCCCGGAATCCTGGCGAAAACATCTCTCCTGGGTGGGGCAAAACCCACAATTACCGGCTGGCACGCTCCGTGAAAACGTCCTGCTTGCCCGCCCGGATGCCAGTGAACAAGCGCTACAGGCGGCTCTCGACAGCGCCTGGGTCAGTGAGTTTTTACCTCTGTTGTCGCAAGGTGTAGACACGCCGACTGGCGATCACGCGGGTCGCCTTTCCGTCGGTCAGGCGCAGCGGGTTGCGGTTGCCCGCGCCCTGCTGAATCCCTGCAAATTGTTGTTGCTGGATGAACCCGCCGCCAGTCTGGATGCCCACAGCGAGCAGCGTGTAATGCAGGCGCTGAATGCCGCATCAAAACGCCAGACCACGCTGATGGTAACGCATCAGTTAGAAGATCTTGCCGACTGGGACGTGATCTGGGTTATGCAGGACGGGCAAATCATCGAGCAAGGTGATTATGCCCAACTCAGCAGCGCCAACGGCGCGTTTGCGACACTATTGGCTCATCGTCAGGAGGACATTTAA
- the trxB gene encoding thioredoxin-disulfide reductase, with amino-acid sequence MGTTKHSKLLILGSGPAGYTAAVYAARANLQPVLITGMEKGGQLTTTTEVENWPGDPNDLTGPLLMERMHEHATKFDTEIIFDHINSVDLQNRPFRLTGDSGEYTCDALIIATGASARYLGLPSEEAFKGRGVSACATCDGFFYRNQKVAVIGGGNTAVEEALYLANIAAEVHLIHRRDGFRAEKILIKRLMDKVENGNIVLHTHRTLEEVTGDQMGVTGLRLRDTQNPDNIESLDVAGLFVAIGHSPNTAIFEGQLELENGYIKVQSGIHGNATQTSVPGVFAAGDVMDHIYRQAITSAGTGCMAALDAERYLDGLADACK; translated from the coding sequence ATGGGCACGACCAAACACAGTAAACTGCTTATCCTGGGTTCTGGACCGGCGGGATATACCGCTGCGGTCTACGCTGCGCGCGCAAACCTGCAACCGGTTCTGATTACCGGTATGGAGAAAGGCGGTCAACTGACCACCACGACGGAAGTGGAAAACTGGCCTGGCGATCCGAACGATCTGACCGGGCCGCTGTTGATGGAGCGCATGCACGAACATGCGACGAAATTTGATACTGAAATCATCTTCGATCACATCAATAGCGTGGATCTGCAAAACCGTCCTTTCCGTCTGACCGGCGACAGCGGCGAATACACCTGCGATGCGCTGATCATCGCAACCGGCGCTTCCGCACGCTACCTCGGCCTGCCGTCTGAAGAAGCATTTAAAGGCCGTGGCGTGTCTGCCTGCGCCACCTGCGACGGTTTCTTCTATCGCAACCAGAAGGTCGCGGTCATCGGCGGCGGCAACACGGCGGTTGAAGAAGCGTTATACCTGGCGAACATCGCCGCTGAAGTGCATTTGATTCACCGTCGCGACGGCTTCCGCGCCGAAAAAATTCTGATCAAGCGCCTGATGGATAAAGTGGAAAACGGCAACATCGTGCTGCACACCCACCGCACTCTGGAAGAGGTGACCGGCGATCAGATGGGCGTTACCGGTTTGCGTCTGCGTGATACGCAAAACCCGGACAACATTGAATCCCTTGACGTTGCAGGCCTGTTTGTCGCCATCGGCCACAGCCCGAACACCGCGATTTTTGAAGGTCAGCTCGAACTGGAAAACGGCTATATCAAAGTCCAGTCCGGCATCCACGGTAACGCCACGCAGACCAGCGTTCCCGGCGTGTTCGCCGCAGGCGACGTGATGGACCATATTTATCGTCAGGCAATCACCTCAGCGGGCACAGGTTGCATGGCGGCGCTGGACGCTGAACGCTACCTTGACGGTCTGGCTGACGCGTGCAAATAG
- the lrp gene encoding leucine-responsive transcriptional regulator Lrp, protein MVDSKKRPGKDLDRIDRNILNELQKDGRISNVELSKRVGLSPTPCLERVRRLERQGFIQGYTALLNPHYLDASLLVFVEITLNRGAPDVFEQFNAAVQKLEEIQECHLVSGDFDYLLKTRVPDMSAYRKLLGETLLRLPGVNDTRTYVVMEEVKQSNRLVIKTR, encoded by the coding sequence ATGGTAGATAGCAAGAAGCGCCCTGGCAAAGATCTCGACCGTATCGATCGTAACATTCTTAATGAGTTGCAAAAGGATGGGCGTATTTCTAACGTCGAGCTTTCTAAACGAGTGGGACTTTCACCGACGCCTTGCCTTGAGCGTGTCCGTCGGCTGGAAAGACAGGGTTTTATTCAGGGCTATACGGCGCTGTTAAACCCGCATTATCTGGATGCATCACTTCTGGTTTTTGTTGAGATTACTCTGAATCGTGGCGCTCCAGATGTGTTTGAACAATTTAACGCCGCAGTACAAAAACTTGAAGAAATTCAAGAGTGTCATTTAGTTTCCGGTGATTTCGACTACCTGTTGAAAACACGCGTGCCGGATATGTCAGCGTACCGTAAGCTGCTGGGTGAAACCCTGCTGCGTCTGCCTGGCGTGAATGACACACGTACTTACGTGGTAATGGAAGAAGTCAAACAGAGCAATCGTCTGGTAATTAAGACGCGCTAA